Proteins encoded within one genomic window of Candidatus Binataceae bacterium:
- a CDS encoding periplasmic heavy metal sensor, protein MVAKKLLLLSVLVFACSFPVTCRAQGAPGFPAGSSTPSAGPVLPPPFMMALRVADLTPEQQNKMNQIMASGREQSEEPMKELRSIHEQIANMLLGTGPVSDADLAPFAQRAGRIDQQMQQQWVTTALRVRALLTPQQLTKMNQFHQQVVAINAQIEKLMQGPLPRVVPKR, encoded by the coding sequence ATGGTCGCAAAAAAGCTCCTGCTGCTGTCGGTGTTGGTCTTTGCGTGCAGCTTTCCAGTAACCTGTCGAGCACAGGGTGCGCCAGGATTTCCCGCCGGCTCGTCGACTCCTTCTGCAGGGCCGGTGCTGCCGCCACCGTTCATGATGGCGCTGCGAGTGGCAGATCTGACCCCCGAGCAGCAGAATAAGATGAACCAGATCATGGCTTCGGGACGCGAACAATCCGAGGAGCCCATGAAAGAGTTGCGCTCGATCCATGAGCAAATTGCCAATATGCTTTTGGGAACGGGTCCGGTGAGCGACGCCGACCTGGCGCCGTTTGCACAGCGGGCGGGGCGCATTGACCAGCAGATGCAGCAGCAGTGGGTGACTACCGCTCTGCGGGTTCGCGCCTTGCTCACCCCGCAGCAGCTGACCAAGATGAACCAATTTCATCAGCAGGTGGTCGCCATCAACGCGCAAATCGAAAAGCTTATGCAAGGTCCATTGCCGCGGGTGGTTCCCAAACGCTGA
- a CDS encoding aldo/keto reductase produces MEYRNLGDSGLKISLAGLGCNNFGMRCDGEQTRAVVHRALEEGVTFFDTADIYGNRGGSEELLGKALGKRRREVVVATKFGMPMGAGPYERGASRRYIMAAAEASLRRLDTDYLDVYQLHQPDPDTPQEETLAALDDLVRAGKVRYLGNSNFSGWQVADADWISRTRSLAPYVSAQNQYNLLDRRIERDLLPACQKFGLGMLPYFPLASGFLTGKYRRGAEAPKGTRLAVMQPMAKQVMTEQNFATLERLEEFARGRGHALVELAMSWLACQPVVSSVISGATRPEQVTENVKACGWKLTHEEMKEVDAITRH; encoded by the coding sequence GTGGAATACCGAAATCTGGGAGATTCGGGGCTGAAGATCTCCCTTGCTGGGCTTGGCTGCAACAACTTCGGCATGCGCTGTGATGGCGAACAGACCCGCGCCGTGGTCCATCGCGCGCTCGAAGAGGGAGTCACCTTCTTCGACACCGCCGACATTTATGGAAATCGCGGTGGTTCCGAGGAGCTGCTCGGCAAGGCGCTCGGGAAACGGCGGCGCGAAGTGGTAGTGGCAACCAAGTTCGGGATGCCGATGGGCGCCGGGCCCTATGAGCGCGGAGCATCGCGCCGTTACATTATGGCGGCTGCCGAGGCCAGCCTGAGGCGTTTAGACACTGACTATCTGGACGTCTACCAACTGCATCAGCCGGACCCCGACACCCCGCAGGAGGAGACGCTCGCCGCGCTCGATGATCTCGTGCGCGCCGGAAAAGTGCGCTACCTGGGCAACAGCAACTTCAGCGGGTGGCAGGTTGCCGACGCGGACTGGATTTCACGCACCCGCAGCCTTGCCCCCTACGTGTCGGCGCAGAATCAATACAACCTCCTCGATCGCAGAATCGAGCGCGATCTGTTGCCGGCCTGCCAAAAATTCGGACTCGGAATGCTTCCCTACTTTCCACTGGCCAGCGGATTCCTGACCGGCAAGTATCGCCGTGGCGCGGAGGCGCCGAAGGGGACCCGGCTTGCGGTGATGCAACCGATGGCCAAGCAGGTGATGACCGAGCAGAACTTCGCGACCTTGGAGCGACTTGAGGAATTCGCGCGCGGACGCGGTCACGCGCTGGTCGAGCTCGCGATGAGTTGGCTCGCGTGCCAGCCGGTGGTATCAAGCGTTATCAGCGGCGCCACCCGACCCGAGCAAGTGACGGAAAACGTTAAGGCGTGCGGATGGAAGCTGACCCACGAGGAAATGAAGGAAGTCGACGCCATCACCCGCCACTAG
- a CDS encoding helix-turn-helix domain-containing protein codes for MPSKDTFVQPSPFGSYLRQARVASGLSLRQVASALKISHVYLGEVERGVRGPLRQEHWDGLLKAIPTLTRVELERHAAASRPLAMDISDAPPRYQDLAMALARRLKNRDLTVGQISRLLKVLRADDE; via the coding sequence GTGCCTTCCAAAGATACTTTTGTCCAGCCCAGCCCGTTCGGCAGCTACCTGCGTCAGGCGCGGGTCGCGAGCGGACTCAGCCTGCGCCAGGTGGCGAGCGCGCTAAAAATCTCGCACGTCTACCTGGGCGAAGTTGAGCGCGGAGTGCGGGGTCCCCTGCGGCAGGAGCATTGGGATGGGTTGCTAAAGGCGATTCCCACGCTCACACGGGTGGAATTGGAGCGTCACGCGGCTGCCAGTCGGCCGCTGGCGATGGACATTTCCGATGCGCCCCCTCGCTACCAGGACCTGGCGATGGCGCTCGCGCGGCGTTTAAAGAATCGCGATCTCACGGTCGGGCAGATCTCGCGTCTGCTTAAGGTGCTCAGGGCGGACGATGAGTGA
- a CDS encoding ImmA/IrrE family metallo-endopeptidase — translation MSDFFGETVIAMPPLSLEYLEALGETVVSTFQPEALFTPQPIKVREWIDDLLPRFGIHVMPASYEELGERVAVTYAAADAESEILVSPWIYENLADEERPHFARSTVIHELAHAILHVPLLRNRSDGSGELTTRLDRRRLAEASDPEWQAWALAGAILMPRRTIAMLPDRSPRWVADVFFVSQKFAEVRLERLAVLSGQDTSGVAK, via the coding sequence ATGAGTGACTTCTTCGGCGAGACGGTGATCGCAATGCCCCCGCTGTCGCTCGAGTACCTCGAGGCGTTGGGAGAGACCGTGGTGAGCACCTTCCAACCAGAGGCGCTGTTCACGCCGCAGCCGATCAAGGTTCGTGAATGGATCGATGACTTGCTTCCGCGCTTCGGCATTCACGTGATGCCCGCCAGTTATGAAGAACTCGGCGAACGCGTAGCCGTGACGTATGCAGCCGCGGACGCGGAGAGCGAGATTCTGGTGAGTCCGTGGATTTACGAGAACCTGGCCGACGAGGAGCGACCTCACTTTGCGCGCTCGACGGTGATTCACGAGCTGGCCCACGCGATCCTGCATGTACCGCTGCTGCGCAACCGGTCCGATGGTTCCGGCGAACTGACTACACGCCTGGATCGCCGCCGGCTTGCCGAGGCTAGTGATCCGGAATGGCAGGCATGGGCGTTGGCCGGTGCGATCCTGATGCCACGCCGGACCATCGCGATGCTGCCCGACCGATCGCCCCGTTGGGTGGCCGACGTCTTTTTTGTAAGCCAAAAGTTCGCCGAAGTGCGGCTTGAACGCCTTGCGGTTTTGAGTGGCCAGGATACCTCGGGCGTTGCGAAGTGA
- a CDS encoding pyridoxamine 5'-phosphate oxidase family protein, producing MVSWSQFEAGAPQIADAGRKLIHQHGIGLAYLASLRKDGAPRLHPICPTVFEGGLYALIGPTHKRRDLLRDGRFALHSFPCPEVDDEFLVMGRARMIDDESLRSRVLADLKSKGMTSTEDELLFEFQIDRAMHAAYNGPHGTWPPKYAVWTER from the coding sequence ATGGTCTCGTGGTCACAGTTCGAAGCTGGAGCGCCGCAGATCGCTGACGCGGGACGCAAACTAATCCATCAGCACGGCATCGGGCTCGCGTATCTGGCCAGCCTGCGCAAAGATGGCGCGCCACGCTTGCATCCAATTTGTCCGACCGTGTTCGAAGGCGGTCTCTACGCGCTCATCGGCCCGACCCATAAACGGCGCGACCTGCTTCGCGACGGGCGCTTCGCCCTGCACAGCTTTCCCTGCCCCGAGGTGGACGATGAGTTCCTGGTGATGGGCCGGGCCCGGATGATCGATGACGAAAGTCTCCGCTCACGCGTGCTCGCCGACCTCAAGTCAAAAGGGATGACCTCGACCGAGGACGAGTTGCTGTTTGAATTCCAGATCGACCGCGCGATGCATGCGGCCTATAACGGTCCGCACGGGACCTGGCCTCCGAAGTATGCGGTGTGGACCGAACGGTAA
- a CDS encoding LLM class flavin-dependent oxidoreductase: protein MRYAIGFPIAGPLGGDPRSVAELARIAEQAGWDAVLLEDYLVHHIAPGRIAVSDPWIALAAAAVKTTRIKLGLTVVALPRRRPWKVAREAVSLDYLSGGRMILGVGIGDINDHGFARVGEETDAKARGAMLDEALEVITGLWSGQPFSYQGRFYKIKDLTFLPVPLQQPRIPIWIGGAWPHQAPVRRAARWDGLAVYRVYPDGSSGPVSADEVRAIAAILQGSRSLNEPFDLVAGGYARSIDPGKARDLMRQAAAAGATWWNEYAIGAPAAIRAHIESGPLRID from the coding sequence ATGCGTTACGCGATCGGATTTCCCATCGCGGGTCCCCTGGGCGGCGATCCCCGTTCCGTCGCTGAACTTGCCCGGATCGCGGAGCAGGCGGGATGGGACGCGGTTCTTCTGGAGGACTATCTGGTTCATCACATTGCGCCCGGCCGGATTGCGGTCTCCGATCCGTGGATCGCGCTGGCCGCCGCGGCGGTAAAAACGACGCGCATCAAGCTTGGGCTTACAGTGGTCGCGCTACCACGCCGGCGTCCCTGGAAAGTCGCGCGCGAAGCGGTCTCGCTGGATTATCTCTCCGGTGGCCGGATGATTTTGGGGGTAGGCATCGGCGACATCAATGATCACGGGTTTGCCCGCGTCGGCGAGGAGACCGATGCGAAGGCGCGCGGTGCGATGCTCGATGAAGCACTCGAGGTGATCACCGGTTTGTGGAGCGGACAGCCGTTCAGCTACCAAGGCCGCTTTTACAAAATCAAGGACCTTACTTTCCTCCCGGTCCCTTTGCAGCAGCCTCGCATTCCAATCTGGATCGGCGGTGCATGGCCTCATCAAGCTCCGGTTCGGCGCGCCGCGCGCTGGGACGGCCTGGCGGTCTACAGAGTTTATCCGGATGGATCTTCAGGCCCGGTCTCGGCGGACGAGGTTCGGGCGATCGCCGCAATTTTACAAGGCAGCCGTTCCTTGAATGAGCCATTCGATCTGGTTGCGGGTGGCTACGCTCGAAGCATAGACCCCGGCAAGGCGCGCGACCTGATGAGGCAGGCCGCGGCAGCCGGAGCGACCTGGTGGAACGAATACGCAATCGGCGCGCCCGCCGCGATTCGGGCGCATATTGAATCGGGCCCTCTGCGTATCGACTAG
- a CDS encoding VWA domain-containing protein: MFAVLVAAAVFVGPGGPWAGQGSSPPSLVIPGNQGSQSSTLELPTTPSHQGGALNITPTVPGPQQGQELTIPTPQLREQPGYAQVTVTVTDSNGSYVTGLQKDDFKLYLDGQQRPIEFFRQDLNTPVSIGILVDTSGSMQPKIPQARLAIADFLDALNPHDDVFLFAFSSRPYLLQPFTTDHERVANKLMILYANGQTALFDAIIQGLRMVMTGRYDKRALLVVTDGMDNTSRAQVDEVITLAKKMGVLVYSIGIGDPNAKELPSIVIGPFAIGGGGIERVDAQTLHTLSTETGAKTYVIRQVGDGAALRKACQQISLELREQYTLGFVAPDASAGGYRGVRVDSTTHPDDTVRVRKGVEVGGPAAYAAGPPGAPVP, from the coding sequence TTGTTCGCGGTTCTCGTGGCGGCTGCGGTGTTCGTCGGGCCGGGCGGGCCTTGGGCCGGGCAAGGTTCGAGCCCTCCGTCCCTGGTTATTCCGGGCAATCAAGGGTCACAAAGCTCGACGCTGGAACTGCCGACGACACCCTCCCATCAGGGTGGCGCGCTGAATATCACGCCCACCGTTCCCGGACCTCAGCAGGGACAGGAACTGACCATTCCGACCCCGCAGCTGCGGGAGCAGCCCGGCTACGCGCAGGTCACCGTGACGGTTACCGATTCCAACGGAAGCTACGTCACCGGCCTTCAGAAGGATGACTTCAAGCTCTACCTCGATGGACAGCAGCGTCCAATAGAATTCTTCCGGCAGGACCTGAATACTCCGGTCTCGATCGGGATACTGGTGGACACCTCGGGAAGCATGCAACCGAAGATTCCCCAGGCGCGGCTTGCGATCGCGGATTTTCTCGACGCCTTGAACCCGCACGACGACGTGTTTCTTTTCGCTTTTTCAAGCCGTCCCTATCTGTTGCAACCCTTCACCACCGATCACGAGCGCGTAGCCAACAAGCTCATGATCCTTTACGCGAATGGCCAGACCGCTCTGTTCGATGCAATTATCCAGGGACTGCGGATGGTCATGACCGGGCGCTATGACAAGCGTGCGTTGCTGGTGGTCACCGACGGCATGGACAACACCAGCCGCGCGCAGGTGGATGAAGTCATCACGCTCGCCAAAAAAATGGGCGTGCTCGTGTACTCGATCGGAATCGGCGATCCAAATGCCAAAGAGCTGCCCAGCATCGTGATTGGACCCTTCGCGATCGGCGGCGGCGGCATCGAGCGGGTCGACGCCCAGACCCTGCACACTCTTTCGACCGAAACCGGCGCCAAAACCTACGTCATACGCCAGGTCGGTGACGGCGCCGCGCTGAGGAAGGCCTGCCAGCAGATCAGTCTTGAACTACGCGAGCAGTATACCTTGGGATTCGTCGCTCCGGATGCGAGTGCCGGAGGCTATCGCGGCGTGCGCGTCGACTCCACAACACATCCCGATGACACCGTACGCGTGCGCAAAGGCGTGGAAGTTGGAGGCCCCGCGGCATACGCCGCCGGACCGCCGGGCGCGCCGGTTCCCTAG
- a CDS encoding thiamine pyrophosphate-binding protein, with amino-acid sequence MAKIDGGEMIVRALEREGVHEVFTLHGGHLDAIYAACMRHGFRVIDTRHEQAAAHMADGWARTTGRPGVAIVTAGPGVTDAVTGVANAFMDSIPMILIGGRSPLSDDDRLPLQAVDQMGIMRPITKWARSVTHTDRIPEYVAAAFRHAISGRPGPVFLELPIDVLFSRSEEEIVKFPEKYRPQSVPGPSRAALRQALDWLKEAKRPAIFAGGGVWFSQAAEELVQFAELTHTPVMTNSKARGSIPEDHRLSFGGFGAIHPGVHAKTGGSADLVLMLGTRIGLFTGGRNSVIPADARVVQVDIEPEEIGRNRDIELGIVADCGEFLRDAIDAIKGQKFDEHSEWRERLRAVRNGGQHRFDEALKPAAGPIHPARMAHEIAKLLDPNAIVVADGGETAAWMGNAWTARHPGRFLSHGYLGCLGVGLPFAMAAKAAHPDEQVFCIVGDGSAGLNFSEFHTAAKNNLPITVVVNNDKQWGMSKHGQELMWGKGQHMATELGMVHYERAAEGLGAHGELVERAEEIAPAMKRALGCGRVACVNIVTDPDVIEPGTLALYSAASARPRKEEPALEKPAEGTTLPYYGKRKLD; translated from the coding sequence ATGGCAAAAATCGATGGCGGGGAAATGATCGTCCGCGCCCTGGAGCGCGAAGGAGTTCACGAAGTTTTTACGCTCCATGGTGGACATCTAGATGCGATTTACGCTGCTTGCATGCGCCATGGCTTCCGCGTGATCGACACTCGTCACGAACAGGCGGCCGCGCATATGGCTGACGGTTGGGCGCGCACGACCGGCCGCCCGGGGGTCGCCATCGTCACCGCGGGCCCCGGCGTCACCGACGCCGTCACCGGCGTGGCCAATGCATTCATGGACTCGATTCCGATGATACTGATCGGCGGACGCAGTCCTCTTTCCGACGATGACCGCCTGCCGCTCCAGGCGGTGGACCAGATGGGAATCATGCGTCCCATCACCAAGTGGGCGCGTTCGGTAACTCACACCGATCGAATTCCCGAATACGTCGCGGCCGCGTTCCGCCATGCGATCTCAGGACGGCCGGGACCAGTGTTTCTCGAGCTTCCGATCGACGTGCTCTTCTCGCGCAGCGAGGAAGAAATCGTAAAGTTTCCGGAAAAGTACCGCCCGCAATCCGTGCCCGGTCCTTCGCGCGCAGCGCTACGCCAAGCTCTCGATTGGCTCAAGGAAGCCAAGCGCCCCGCCATCTTCGCGGGGGGCGGAGTCTGGTTCTCGCAGGCGGCCGAAGAACTAGTCCAGTTTGCGGAACTCACGCACACTCCGGTGATGACCAACTCCAAAGCGCGTGGTTCCATTCCTGAAGATCACAGGCTCTCGTTCGGCGGGTTCGGCGCCATCCACCCGGGGGTTCACGCCAAGACCGGGGGCAGCGCCGATTTGGTCCTCATGCTTGGCACCCGAATCGGACTTTTTACCGGCGGCCGGAACTCGGTAATTCCCGCCGACGCGCGCGTGGTTCAGGTCGATATCGAGCCGGAGGAAATCGGGCGCAATCGCGATATCGAGCTCGGCATTGTGGCCGACTGCGGAGAGTTCCTTCGCGACGCGATCGACGCGATAAAGGGACAGAAGTTCGACGAGCATTCTGAATGGCGCGAACGGCTCCGCGCCGTCCGCAACGGGGGACAGCATCGTTTTGATGAAGCGCTGAAGCCCGCGGCCGGACCGATTCATCCCGCCCGCATGGCGCACGAAATTGCGAAACTGCTCGACCCGAACGCGATCGTGGTCGCCGATGGTGGTGAGACCGCGGCGTGGATGGGGAATGCGTGGACCGCGCGGCACCCCGGGCGCTTTCTCAGCCATGGATACCTGGGGTGTCTGGGCGTAGGACTTCCCTTTGCGATGGCGGCCAAGGCCGCACATCCGGATGAGCAGGTGTTCTGCATCGTCGGCGACGGATCGGCGGGCCTCAACTTTTCAGAATTTCACACCGCGGCCAAAAACAATCTGCCGATTACCGTGGTGGTCAATAACGACAAGCAATGGGGCATGTCAAAGCACGGGCAGGAACTCATGTGGGGCAAGGGCCAGCACATGGCAACCGAGCTTGGGATGGTGCACTACGAGCGCGCGGCAGAAGGACTGGGCGCGCATGGCGAACTGGTCGAACGCGCCGAAGAGATAGCGCCCGCGATGAAGCGCGCCCTTGGGTGCGGCCGCGTCGCGTGTGTCAACATCGTCACCGATCCAGATGTGATCGAGCCAGGGACACTGGCGCTCTATAGTGCGGCGTCGGCGCGGCCCCGAAAAGAGGAGCCCGCTCTAGAGAAACCGGCGGAGGGCACCACGCTGCCGTACTACGGCAAGCGCAAGCTGGATTGA
- a CDS encoding efflux RND transporter periplasmic adaptor subunit, whose amino-acid sequence MSETTGHTQPGSGALFYFGWFASVVVVLVALAGLVLAREVWIRRQTSALEQEERRGPLVLTVPVQQVALNRSLTFPADVHGFFESPIYPKVSGYIKTVLVDKGARVKKDQLLAVLVSPELDQQVADAQAAYRIAGLTDGRYQNLAAQHVMPQEQADESHATLLSAEAKWKSLLAQKAYERVLSPYDGIITERHLDPGALVAMATAQDSEQAIFRMATLKPLRVYVHMPQDDAAFVRDGNPASITVSQLPGRTFSGAVTRHPEALMNDSRTMLVEVDLPNDDLLLLPGMYAHVEIAVTGSSGTLLVPDDALVFSNGKVYVPTVKDNRIRLAEVALGQDDGIHCQVVHGLEGNEMVAINLGQAAHDGELVRPELASQ is encoded by the coding sequence ATGAGCGAAACTACCGGTCACACTCAACCCGGTTCGGGCGCCCTCTTCTACTTCGGCTGGTTTGCGTCCGTGGTCGTGGTCCTGGTCGCGTTGGCCGGTCTGGTACTCGCACGCGAAGTGTGGATTCGCCGCCAGACCAGCGCGCTGGAACAAGAGGAGCGGCGCGGCCCGTTGGTTCTGACCGTGCCGGTGCAGCAGGTGGCGCTCAACCGAAGTCTCACCTTTCCGGCCGATGTGCACGGCTTTTTCGAAAGCCCGATCTACCCGAAGGTCTCCGGCTACATCAAAACCGTCCTGGTCGACAAGGGCGCGCGGGTCAAGAAAGACCAGCTGCTGGCGGTGCTCGTTTCACCGGAACTCGACCAACAGGTGGCCGACGCCCAGGCCGCTTACCGAATCGCGGGGCTCACCGACGGCCGCTACCAAAACCTGGCGGCGCAGCACGTGATGCCTCAGGAGCAGGCCGATGAGTCGCACGCGACCCTGCTGTCGGCTGAGGCCAAGTGGAAGTCGCTGCTCGCACAAAAGGCGTATGAACGCGTACTCTCGCCATACGACGGCATCATAACCGAGCGGCACCTTGACCCGGGGGCTTTGGTCGCGATGGCGACCGCCCAGGACAGCGAGCAGGCAATCTTTCGGATGGCCACCCTGAAACCGCTGCGAGTTTACGTGCACATGCCGCAGGATGACGCTGCATTTGTCAGGGACGGTAATCCCGCAAGTATCACCGTGAGTCAACTCCCAGGACGGACTTTCAGCGGTGCCGTCACCCGGCATCCCGAAGCCTTGATGAACGACTCGCGCACAATGCTGGTCGAAGTCGATCTCCCCAACGATGATCTGCTCCTGCTCCCCGGCATGTACGCGCACGTCGAGATCGCCGTCACTGGCTCGTCCGGAACTCTCCTGGTTCCCGATGACGCGCTCGTGTTCAGCAATGGCAAGGTCTACGTGCCGACCGTCAAGGACAACCGCATCCGCTTGGCCGAAGTGGCACTGGGACAGGACGACGGTATCCACTGCCAGGTCGTCCACGGACTTGAGGGTAACGAAATGGTCGCTATCAACCTGGGCCAGGCCGCGCACGACGGCGAACTGGTCCGCCCTGAGCTGGCCAGCCAATAG